The Citrifermentans bemidjiense Bem genome window below encodes:
- a CDS encoding cache domain-containing protein, whose translation MRIPTSKIPVVVLLSAVSIALVMMASSHLMLGQIREEAVRQATRQQESSMSALWEQMARRGRNFRIEDGKLYVGDYYVLNDNNEIPDRIFAITGSRATIFMGDIRVATNIMRSDGTRAIGTKMIGPAYQAIFGEGTSYRGEADILGIPYFTAYDPVRDMHGKTIGALFVGVKQSEYLARYDSINLKIRAISVMLAAIFVLMAVLLIQVRKKSEIAAQQQLAFQQLLLDTIPSPIFSKDAQGRYNLCNKAFQEYVGVPSEELLGKTVFDLWPRELAEQYQRMDQVIMESSGTQIYESQVKYADGTLHDVLFHKAAFRDEKGTPAGLVGVILDITERKEAEMENSRLAAQMHQSRMVESLMIQLNHDLNTPLTPLFALLPMIEKQVDDPGLRRMLEICQQCANQIKGLAEKSLDLVRISSGRPQLIPVRLAGTAEFACGEVADSLALRGVTCHNDIPADLWVLGSAEQLSLLFRNLLTNAARYARANGHIVLGAAPMDGMVQVCVQDDGEGLDQEHLALVFNEFFKADPARQDVNTQGLGLAICKRIIANHDGRIWAESPGKGQGTTIFFTLNPAGDAPEEAKPDHPESYDI comes from the coding sequence TTGAGGATACCAACAAGCAAAATACCGGTCGTCGTCCTTCTCAGCGCGGTGAGCATCGCGCTGGTGATGATGGCGTCAAGCCACCTCATGCTCGGGCAGATCCGGGAGGAGGCCGTGCGCCAGGCCACCAGGCAGCAGGAAAGCAGCATGTCGGCCCTGTGGGAGCAGATGGCGCGCCGCGGCAGGAACTTCCGCATCGAGGACGGCAAGCTCTACGTCGGGGACTACTACGTCCTGAACGACAACAACGAGATTCCGGACCGCATCTTCGCCATCACCGGGAGCAGGGCCACCATCTTCATGGGAGACATCCGGGTCGCCACCAACATCATGCGGTCCGACGGCACCCGCGCGATAGGGACAAAGATGATCGGCCCCGCCTATCAGGCCATCTTCGGCGAGGGAACCAGCTACCGCGGCGAGGCCGATATCCTCGGCATCCCCTACTTCACCGCCTACGACCCGGTGCGGGACATGCACGGCAAGACCATCGGCGCCCTCTTCGTGGGGGTGAAGCAGAGCGAGTACCTGGCCCGCTACGACAGCATCAACCTGAAAATCCGCGCCATCAGCGTGATGCTGGCAGCGATCTTCGTCCTTATGGCTGTGCTTTTGATCCAGGTCCGCAAGAAAAGCGAGATCGCGGCACAGCAGCAGCTCGCCTTCCAGCAGCTGCTTTTGGACACCATACCCAGCCCGATCTTTTCCAAGGACGCCCAAGGGCGCTACAACCTCTGCAACAAGGCCTTCCAGGAGTACGTGGGGGTGCCGAGCGAGGAGCTTTTGGGGAAGACGGTTTTTGACCTTTGGCCCAGGGAGCTGGCGGAGCAGTACCAGCGCATGGACCAGGTCATCATGGAAAGCTCCGGAACGCAGATCTACGAGTCGCAGGTCAAGTATGCGGACGGCACCCTGCACGACGTGCTCTTCCACAAGGCGGCTTTCCGGGACGAGAAGGGGACCCCCGCCGGGCTGGTCGGCGTCATCCTGGACATCACGGAGCGCAAGGAGGCCGAGATGGAGAACAGCAGACTCGCGGCGCAGATGCACCAATCCCGGATGGTAGAGTCGCTGATGATCCAGCTGAACCACGACCTGAACACCCCGCTTACCCCCCTGTTCGCCCTGCTCCCCATGATTGAGAAACAGGTGGACGACCCGGGGCTTAGGAGAATGCTGGAGATCTGCCAGCAGTGCGCAAACCAGATCAAGGGGCTGGCCGAGAAGTCCCTGGACCTGGTCCGGATCTCGTCCGGCCGCCCGCAGCTGATCCCGGTCAGGCTCGCCGGCACGGCGGAGTTCGCGTGCGGCGAAGTCGCGGACTCCCTGGCGCTGCGCGGCGTGACCTGCCACAACGACATCCCCGCCGACCTGTGGGTCTTGGGAAGCGCGGAACAGCTCTCACTGCTCTTCAGGAACCTGCTCACCAATGCCGCGCGCTACGCCCGTGCCAACGGGCACATCGTGCTGGGGGCCGCGCCCATGGACGGCATGGTGCAGGTCTGCGTCCAGGACGACGGCGAGGGGCTGGACCAGGAGCACTTGGCCCTGGTCTTCAACGAGTTCTTCAAGGCCGATCCGGCCCGCCAGGACGTGAACACGCAAGGGCTGGGGCTGGCCATCTGCAAGCGGATCATCGCCAACCACGACGGCAGGATCTGGGCCGAGAGCCCCGGCAAGGGGCAAGGGACCACCATCTTCTTTACGCTTAACCCCGCCGGCGATGCGCCGGAGGAAGCCAAACCCGATCATCCGGAGAGTTACGACATATGA
- a CDS encoding CheB methylesterase domain-containing protein — translation MSARNLVVIGVSTGGPLTLKALFRELPALDAAFVVVLHITPQMDYRIAQGLDAVASMPVTLAEDQEFLRSGRIYLAPGGFHLRLNGNQRVVLCEGPRVNYVQPAADVAMLSLTRQLKGKLVGIVLTGMGKDGAEGIRHIKRLGGVTMAQDQQSSTIYGMPKAAADTGAVDFVLPPQKIAAKLKEILDPL, via the coding sequence ATGAGCGCTAGAAACCTGGTGGTCATCGGAGTTTCCACCGGTGGGCCGCTGACCCTCAAGGCCTTGTTCCGGGAGCTGCCGGCGCTCGATGCGGCCTTCGTCGTGGTGCTCCACATCACGCCGCAGATGGACTACCGCATAGCCCAGGGGCTAGACGCGGTCGCCTCCATGCCGGTAACGCTCGCCGAGGACCAGGAGTTCCTGAGAAGCGGCAGGATCTACCTGGCCCCCGGCGGGTTTCACCTGAGGCTGAACGGCAACCAGCGGGTCGTGCTCTGCGAGGGGCCGCGCGTCAACTACGTCCAGCCGGCCGCCGACGTCGCCATGCTCTCGCTCACCCGGCAGCTCAAAGGGAAGCTGGTCGGCATCGTCCTGACCGGCATGGGAAAGGACGGCGCCGAGGGGATCCGGCACATCAAGCGGCTAGGAGGGGTCACCATGGCGCAGGACCAGCAATCCTCCACCATCTACGGCATGCCGAAAGCGGCCGCCGACACAGGCGCCGTCGACTTCGTGCTCCCCCCGCAAAAGATCGCCGCCAAATTAAAGGAGATCCTGGACCCGCTTTAG
- a CDS encoding LysR family transcriptional regulator: MDVRQLRYFIEVAKVKNFTKAAEALHIAQPAVSMAVKKLEQELELSLFNRQDKKVSLTAEGEIFLPHAKRILDDLRAAELEMAELKGLSKGEVRLGIPPMISAYFFPDIIRDFKKSYPQLHLSVLGEGAWRIQKMIGQGELDMGVVAGGNFPETLEVRRFLREEIVICVPPDHPFAQRKSVSLVEFIREPLVFYKEGYYIREFFLEVLKGAGSAPNIVFETNLFSLVKSLVRNGTGISIFLRMVVAADTDLVAVPFDPPLHLDLLIAWKKDTYLSLANRAFVDFLLQHAAEEWRSQAETG; the protein is encoded by the coding sequence ATGGACGTCAGGCAATTGAGGTATTTCATCGAGGTGGCCAAGGTGAAGAATTTCACCAAAGCCGCGGAGGCGCTGCACATAGCGCAGCCGGCGGTAAGCATGGCGGTGAAGAAGCTGGAGCAGGAGCTGGAGCTCTCCCTCTTCAACCGGCAGGACAAGAAGGTCTCGCTCACCGCGGAGGGGGAGATCTTCCTTCCGCATGCAAAACGCATCCTCGACGATCTGAGGGCGGCCGAACTGGAGATGGCGGAGCTGAAAGGGCTCAGCAAGGGGGAGGTGAGGCTCGGCATCCCCCCCATGATCAGCGCCTATTTCTTCCCCGACATCATCCGGGACTTCAAGAAAAGCTACCCGCAGCTGCACCTTTCGGTCTTGGGCGAGGGGGCCTGGCGCATCCAGAAGATGATCGGTCAAGGGGAGCTGGACATGGGGGTGGTGGCGGGGGGGAACTTCCCTGAGACGCTGGAGGTGCGCCGCTTCCTGCGGGAGGAGATCGTGATCTGCGTGCCGCCGGATCACCCCTTCGCCCAGCGTAAGTCGGTGAGCCTCGTGGAGTTCATCCGGGAGCCGTTGGTCTTCTACAAGGAGGGGTACTACATTCGGGAGTTCTTCCTGGAGGTGCTGAAAGGGGCCGGGAGCGCGCCCAATATCGTCTTCGAGACCAACCTATTCTCTCTGGTGAAGTCGCTGGTGCGAAACGGCACCGGGATCTCCATCTTCCTCAGGATGGTGGTGGCGGCCGACACCGACCTGGTCGCGGTCCCCTTCGACCCGCCGCTGCACCTGGACCTCCTGATCGCCTGGAAGAAGGATACCTATCTCTCCCTTGCCAACCGCGCCTTCGTCGACTTCCTGCTGCAGCATGCGGCGGAGGAGTGGCGCAGCCAGGCGGAAACCGGCTGA
- the hcp gene encoding hydroxylamine reductase: MENMFCFQCEQAANGGCSKVGVCGKQPDVAALQDLLVYTMKGIAFWADKARGKGVKNAEIDHFMIDGLFTTVTNVDFSAEEVAKLVRKGATLLEKAQTLFEQANGGAYAGAVPEAAKGFTATSTAELVALGAAHGVKSDAIDADVKSVQEIIVYGMKGYAAYAHHALVIGRENDEIYAFTHKALAATLDLTLGLMDFVGLAMECGRINLVTMELLDKANTDSFGHPVPTPVQLGTKAGKAILVSGHDLRMLEELLKQTEGKGINIYTHGEMLPAHGYPGLKKYAHLAGNFGGAWQDQAKEFVNFPGAIIFNTNCIQRPAESYKDRLFTWGLVQWPDVKNINGMDFAPVIEKALALPGFEENLGQEILTGFGHNAVLGVADKVIAAVKAGDIRHFFLIGGCDGAKSGRNYYTEFAENVPKDCVILTLACGKYRFNKLDFGDIGGIPRLLDIGQCNDAYSAIQIAVALAGAFNCGVNELPLSFILSWYEQKAVAILLTLLHLGVKNIKLGPSLPAFITPNVLNFLVENFNIGPIGTAEGDLKQILG; encoded by the coding sequence ATGGAAAACATGTTCTGCTTTCAGTGCGAACAGGCTGCAAACGGTGGTTGCTCCAAGGTAGGCGTCTGCGGCAAACAGCCGGACGTAGCGGCACTGCAGGACCTGCTGGTCTACACCATGAAAGGGATCGCCTTCTGGGCGGACAAGGCCCGCGGCAAAGGCGTGAAGAACGCCGAGATCGACCACTTCATGATTGACGGCCTCTTCACCACGGTCACCAACGTAGACTTCAGCGCTGAGGAAGTCGCCAAGCTGGTGCGCAAAGGCGCCACGCTGCTCGAGAAAGCACAGACCCTCTTCGAGCAGGCCAACGGCGGCGCCTACGCCGGCGCGGTCCCCGAAGCCGCCAAGGGATTCACCGCAACCTCAACCGCCGAGCTGGTCGCCCTGGGCGCCGCCCACGGGGTCAAGTCTGACGCAATCGATGCGGACGTGAAATCGGTCCAGGAAATCATCGTCTACGGGATGAAAGGCTACGCAGCCTACGCCCACCACGCGCTGGTGATCGGCCGCGAGAACGACGAGATCTACGCCTTCACCCACAAGGCGCTGGCAGCCACCCTTGACCTGACCCTCGGCCTTATGGACTTCGTCGGCCTCGCCATGGAGTGCGGCCGCATCAACCTGGTGACCATGGAGCTCCTCGACAAAGCCAACACCGACAGCTTCGGCCACCCGGTACCGACCCCGGTACAGCTCGGCACCAAGGCGGGCAAGGCGATCCTCGTTTCCGGCCACGACCTCCGTATGCTGGAAGAGCTCCTGAAGCAGACCGAAGGCAAAGGGATCAACATCTACACCCACGGCGAGATGCTCCCGGCGCACGGCTACCCCGGCCTCAAGAAGTACGCGCACCTGGCAGGCAACTTCGGCGGCGCATGGCAGGACCAGGCCAAGGAATTCGTCAACTTCCCCGGCGCCATCATCTTCAACACCAACTGCATCCAGCGCCCGGCCGAAAGCTACAAAGACCGCCTCTTCACCTGGGGCCTGGTACAGTGGCCGGACGTCAAGAACATCAACGGCATGGACTTCGCCCCGGTCATCGAGAAGGCGCTCGCGCTTCCCGGCTTCGAAGAGAACCTCGGCCAGGAGATACTCACCGGCTTCGGACACAACGCGGTGCTCGGCGTGGCCGACAAGGTCATCGCGGCGGTCAAGGCAGGCGACATCCGTCACTTCTTCCTGATCGGCGGCTGCGACGGCGCGAAGAGCGGCCGTAACTACTACACCGAGTTCGCCGAGAATGTTCCGAAGGACTGCGTCATCCTGACTCTTGCCTGCGGCAAGTACCGCTTCAACAAGCTCGACTTCGGCGACATCGGCGGCATCCCGCGCCTTCTGGACATCGGCCAGTGCAACGACGCCTACTCCGCGATCCAGATCGCCGTGGCTCTCGCCGGCGCCTTCAACTGCGGCGTCAACGAGCTGCCGCTCTCCTTCATCCTCTCCTGGTACGAGCAGAAGGCGGTGGCGATCCTCCTCACCTTGCTCCACCTGGGCGTGAAGAACATCAAGCTCGGACCGAGCCTGCCGGCCTTCATCACCCCGAACGTCCTCAACTTCCTGGTTGAGAACTTCAACATCGGGCCGATCGGGACCGCCGAAGGCGACCTGAAGCAGATCCTCGGCTAG
- a CDS encoding response regulator: protein MNNRIMIVDDNEYVRASVEIICNSAQLDLAMAASGPECLKHLESGFKGIILMDIMMPGMDGWDTIREMVDRGLYDGNIVVMLTGMGEPDSKMDGLQEYVSDYMTKPFGPDQLIESLEYYLTLLNTPVDYER, encoded by the coding sequence ATGAATAACCGGATAATGATCGTGGACGACAACGAGTACGTACGGGCATCGGTCGAGATAATCTGCAACTCGGCGCAACTCGACCTGGCCATGGCGGCCAGCGGCCCCGAGTGCCTGAAGCACCTGGAATCTGGATTCAAGGGGATCATCCTGATGGACATCATGATGCCCGGCATGGACGGCTGGGACACCATCAGGGAGATGGTGGACCGGGGGCTCTACGACGGGAACATCGTCGTGATGCTCACCGGGATGGGGGAGCCGGACAGCAAGATGGACGGTCTGCAGGAATACGTCTCGGACTACATGACCAAGCCCTTCGGCCCGGACCAGCTGATCGAATCGCTTGAGTACTACCTTACCCTTTTGAACACCCCGGTGGACTATGAGCGCTAG
- a CDS encoding ATP-binding protein, protein MSRLSIGQLKARIGITVGIIVVAVLCISGLGDTAKMSVAADGGAQLLLGHPLQHSLLTLVLCLLILALTTLLFRHLDRLKQAQLMVEGQKAELAIKAAQIDAANDSILQVDEEGRLLHFNQALCRLTEYDCEELAGMRLQEIEPPEYGGRFEAIVNGLRESKEATFESVYLTKGGAAVPVEVHSRLLEGEMKTQILAIARDITERKRSEQRERCRLNTLERIATDASLDELLGCVVRYVEQEIPGALCSVLLVDESGTRLRHGAAPSLPEAYNQAVHGLRIGQGKGSCGTAAFLRQRVVVEDLESHPYWNGFQPARDAGLSACWSEPVFASNGILLGTLAVYHREPRAPGNDDLRLMESAAHLAGIAIGRVRADDGRRVLEDQLRHSQKIEAVGQLAAGVAHDFNNLLTPIIVYADMLQQYCPAGSTQARMVDAMSQAAQKAGDLTQKLLSFGRKQALHVELLDLNEVIASFRDILRATARDNVTIDLRLSPGAAKVQADRGQLEQVLLNLLLNAQDAIDGTGSICVETGHLILDDEFHRQHPVAKPGHYILLAFSDDGCGMAEETLRHMYEPFFTTKETGRGTGLGLATVYGIVKRHGGCIDVKSRPGEGTRFGIYLPASSSSADPVTASPSRAAIPPAAGKGKTILLVEDNVMIREVAEELLSSFGYAVLAAESPARALELAKEQQRIDLLATDVVMPEMTGPELYEKLLENYPGLPVLYISGYSAGLLPLDESQRQDAIFLAKPFTLEQFMGKIGEMLGSDLLLAVQAPLDEAMARLVTRSSRRVKDPADISATA, encoded by the coding sequence ATGAGCCGCCTTTCCATCGGACAACTCAAGGCGCGCATTGGCATCACCGTCGGGATCATCGTCGTCGCGGTATTGTGCATCTCCGGCCTGGGGGACACCGCGAAGATGTCGGTAGCTGCGGATGGCGGCGCGCAACTGCTGCTCGGCCACCCGTTGCAGCATTCGCTGCTGACGCTGGTTTTGTGCCTGCTGATCCTGGCCCTCACCACCCTTTTGTTCCGGCACCTGGACCGCTTGAAGCAGGCGCAGCTCATGGTGGAGGGGCAGAAGGCGGAACTGGCGATAAAGGCCGCCCAGATCGACGCCGCCAACGACAGCATCCTGCAGGTCGACGAGGAGGGGCGGCTGCTCCATTTCAACCAGGCGCTCTGCCGGCTCACGGAGTACGATTGCGAAGAACTGGCGGGGATGCGGCTGCAGGAGATCGAACCGCCGGAATACGGCGGCCGGTTCGAGGCTATCGTCAACGGGCTGAGGGAATCGAAAGAGGCGACCTTCGAAAGCGTCTACCTCACCAAAGGTGGGGCTGCCGTTCCGGTCGAGGTTCATTCCCGCCTGCTGGAGGGCGAGATGAAGACCCAGATACTCGCCATCGCCCGGGACATAACCGAGAGAAAGCGCAGCGAGCAAAGGGAGCGCTGCCGGCTGAACACCCTGGAGCGGATAGCGACGGACGCCTCGCTCGACGAGCTTTTGGGGTGCGTGGTGAGGTACGTAGAGCAGGAGATCCCGGGTGCGCTCTGCTCGGTCCTTTTGGTGGACGAATCCGGCACCAGGCTGCGCCACGGCGCCGCCCCATCGCTTCCCGAGGCCTACAACCAGGCGGTGCACGGCCTGCGGATCGGCCAGGGGAAAGGGTCCTGCGGGACCGCCGCGTTCCTCAGGCAGCGGGTAGTGGTGGAGGATCTGGAGTCGCACCCGTACTGGAACGGGTTCCAGCCCGCCCGGGATGCGGGGCTTTCCGCCTGCTGGTCCGAGCCGGTCTTCGCCTCCAACGGCATCCTGCTCGGAACCCTGGCGGTCTATCACCGCGAGCCCCGCGCCCCCGGCAACGACGACCTGCGCCTCATGGAGTCGGCGGCCCACCTGGCCGGGATTGCCATAGGAAGGGTCAGGGCCGACGACGGCAGGCGGGTTTTGGAGGATCAACTGCGCCACAGCCAGAAGATCGAGGCCGTGGGGCAACTGGCGGCGGGGGTGGCACACGACTTCAACAACCTGCTGACGCCGATCATAGTCTACGCCGACATGCTGCAGCAGTACTGCCCCGCGGGAAGCACCCAGGCGCGCATGGTGGACGCCATGAGCCAGGCGGCCCAGAAGGCGGGGGATCTGACCCAGAAGCTCCTCTCCTTCGGGCGCAAACAGGCGCTCCACGTGGAGCTATTGGACCTGAACGAGGTGATTGCCTCCTTCAGGGACATCCTGCGTGCCACCGCGCGGGACAACGTCACCATCGACCTGCGGCTTTCCCCGGGGGCCGCCAAGGTGCAGGCGGACCGGGGGCAACTGGAGCAGGTGCTTTTGAACCTCCTTTTGAACGCCCAGGACGCCATCGACGGGACCGGCTCGATCTGCGTCGAAACCGGGCACCTGATACTGGACGATGAGTTCCACAGGCAGCACCCGGTAGCGAAGCCCGGGCACTACATACTGCTTGCCTTTTCCGACGACGGCTGCGGCATGGCGGAGGAGACGCTCAGGCACATGTACGAGCCGTTCTTCACCACCAAGGAGACCGGGCGCGGCACCGGCCTCGGGCTCGCCACTGTGTACGGCATCGTCAAGCGCCATGGCGGCTGCATCGACGTCAAGAGCCGCCCCGGAGAGGGGACCAGGTTCGGGATCTATCTCCCCGCCAGTTCCAGCAGCGCCGACCCCGTCACGGCCTCCCCCTCGCGCGCCGCGATCCCGCCCGCCGCGGGAAAGGGGAAGACCATCCTCCTGGTCGAGGACAACGTCATGATCCGCGAGGTGGCAGAGGAGCTTCTCTCCTCCTTCGGCTACGCGGTCCTGGCGGCCGAAAGCCCGGCCCGGGCGCTGGAACTTGCCAAGGAGCAGCAGAGGATAGACCTTTTGGCGACCGACGTGGTCATGCCCGAGATGACCGGACCGGAGCTCTACGAAAAACTGCTTGAAAATTACCCGGGGCTGCCGGTACTGTACATCTCCGGCTACAGCGCGGGGCTCCTGCCGCTTGACGAGAGCCAGCGGCAGGACGCCATCTTCCTGGCCAAGCCCTTCACCCTGGAACAGTTCATGGGCAAGATCGGGGAGATGCTCGGCTCGGACCTCCTCCTGGCGGTGCAGGCGCCGCTGGACGAGGCGATGGCCAGGCTGGTAACGAGAAGCTCGCGGCGAGTCAAGGACCCAGCGGATATATCCGCCACAGCATAA
- a CDS encoding MFS transporter has product MGSIKSGTKRYRQINLAFFMAGFVTFITLYDVQPLLPEFSREFGVAAAWGSLPLSITTCALAVAMLFAGTISETMGRKKVMVASLVATSLLAFVTSQTSTLPELVAVRLVQGVVLAGLPAVAMAYLSEEIAPASLTSAIGLYISGNAIGGMTGRIFTATMTELVSWRSALAVIGVACLLLSLYFAKSLPPSENFKQRPFAARYFFTSLFKQLQDPGLLCLYGISFLIMGSFVTLYNYITFRLLGSPYYLSQSLVSLIFLVYMLGSFSSSMVGGQVERFGRSRMLFLTIATMVAGALITLAHDVPTVVAGIGVFTCGFFGAHTIASAWVGSRAKSARAQAASLYLFFYYLGSSVSGTVGGLFWARHGWVGVVLLIMGLLCLGLFLLKALTLCAEGTCNAKNAVARLDALRS; this is encoded by the coding sequence ATGGGATCGATAAAAAGCGGAACCAAGAGATACCGGCAGATCAACCTCGCTTTCTTCATGGCCGGCTTCGTCACCTTCATCACGCTCTACGACGTGCAGCCGCTGCTGCCCGAGTTCTCCCGGGAATTCGGGGTCGCCGCCGCCTGGGGGAGCCTGCCGCTCTCGATAACCACCTGCGCCCTCGCCGTCGCCATGCTCTTCGCCGGTACCATCTCGGAAACCATGGGTAGAAAGAAGGTGATGGTGGCCTCGCTGGTCGCCACCTCCCTCCTGGCGTTCGTCACCTCGCAGACCTCCACCCTCCCCGAACTGGTCGCGGTGAGGCTGGTCCAGGGGGTGGTGCTCGCGGGGCTTCCGGCGGTGGCGATGGCATACCTGAGCGAAGAGATCGCCCCTGCGTCCCTTACCTCCGCCATCGGCCTCTACATAAGCGGCAACGCCATCGGCGGCATGACCGGAAGGATCTTCACCGCCACCATGACCGAGTTGGTCTCCTGGCGCTCCGCCCTGGCCGTGATCGGGGTAGCGTGCTTGCTGCTGAGCCTGTACTTTGCCAAGTCGCTCCCCCCTTCGGAGAATTTCAAGCAAAGGCCCTTCGCCGCGCGCTACTTCTTCACCTCGCTCTTCAAGCAGTTGCAGGACCCGGGGCTTCTCTGCCTCTACGGCATTTCCTTCCTCATCATGGGGAGCTTCGTTACGCTCTACAACTACATCACCTTCAGGCTCCTGGGCTCACCCTATTACCTGAGCCAGTCGCTGGTGAGCCTCATCTTCCTGGTCTACATGCTCGGCTCCTTCAGTTCGTCCATGGTGGGGGGGCAGGTGGAGCGCTTCGGAAGGAGCCGCATGCTCTTTCTCACCATCGCCACCATGGTTGCCGGGGCGCTGATCACGCTGGCCCATGACGTCCCCACCGTCGTTGCCGGAATCGGCGTTTTCACCTGCGGCTTCTTCGGCGCCCACACCATCGCTTCGGCATGGGTCGGGAGCAGGGCGAAAAGCGCCCGGGCACAGGCGGCGTCTCTCTACCTCTTCTTCTATTACCTGGGATCGAGCGTCTCCGGCACCGTAGGCGGGCTCTTCTGGGCCCGGCACGGCTGGGTCGGGGTGGTGCTGTTGATCATGGGGCTTCTCTGCCTGGGGCTGTTCCTTTTGAAGGCGCTAACGCTTTGTGCTGAGGGAACCTGCAACGCAAAAAACGCCGTAGCAAGGTTGGACGCGCTGCGCAGCTGA